The following proteins come from a genomic window of Misgurnus anguillicaudatus chromosome 10, ASM2758022v2, whole genome shotgun sequence:
- the LOC129448422 gene encoding type-4 ice-structuring protein translates to MKFSLIAVLVVALAIGSESASLVKRDASAELEKIAKYFQDLVDNLKNVEAPEMANKAKAYFEESRAQIQPMVEKLQEQLKPLSNIEDQIKPLAASVQAQVAPLSDLVQSQVDDMLKFVVEKTKSILPPK, encoded by the exons ATGAAATTCTCTCTCATCGCCGTCCTTGTTGTTGCTCTGGCCATCG GTTCAGAATCAGCATCTCTGGTCAAGAGAGACGCTTCAGCCGAGCTTGAAAAGATCGCCAAGTACTTTCAGGACCTCGTGGACAACCTAAAAAACGTTGAGGCCCCTGAGATGGCCAACAAGGCCAA gGCTTACTTTGAGGAAAGCCGAGCTCAGATCCAGCCTATGGTTGAGAAGCTCCAGGAGCAGCTGAAGCCTCTTTCCAACATCGAAGACCAAATCAAACCACTGGCCGCCTCCGTCCAGGCTCAGGTCGCCCCTCTGAGTGATTTGGTGCAGAGCCAAGTTGATGATATGCTTAAGTTTGTGGTTGAAAAGACCAAATCCATCCTGCCCCCCAAGTAA
- the LOC129448802 gene encoding apolipoprotein A-II, whose amino-acid sequence MKFSLIAILVVALVIGSESLSLVKREAPAEFEKIAKYFQDLVDTLKAPEMADKARAYFEESRAQFQPMVEKLQEQLKPLSNIEDQIKPLAASVQAQVAPLGDMVQSQFEEMIKFVAEKTKDILPPQ is encoded by the exons ATGAAATTCTCTCTCATCGCCATCCTTGTTGTTGCTCTGGTCATTG gATCAGAGTCACTATCTCTGGTCAAGAGAGAGGCTCCTGCTGAATTTGAGAAGATCGCCAAGTACTTCCAGGATCTGGTGGACACCCTGAAAGCCCCTGAGATGGCCGACAAGGCCAG GGCTTACTTTGAGGAGAGCAGAGCTCAGTTCCAGCCTATGGTTGAGAAGCTCCAGGAGCAGCTGAAGCCTCTGTCCAACATCGAAGACCAAATCAAACCACTGGCCGCCTCCGTCCAGGCTCAGGTCGCCCCTCTGGGTGATATGGTGCAGAGCCAATTTGAGGAGATGATCAAGTTTGTTGCTGAGAAGACCAAAGACATCCTGCCCCCTCAGTAA